A genomic region of Chryseobacterium sp. KACC 21268 contains the following coding sequences:
- a CDS encoding glycosyltransferase, giving the protein MIKILHIQETIGSGGVERRRLSLAKLLDKSKFQQKIICQHEVGNIGQEIRNEGVEIICLNNSIKNIFDIKQHLSVQKIIEDYKPDIIHGAVFEGVTMAAINGALKRVPITIIEETSDPQNRSWKANLLMKLFSFISDKVVGVSEGVTEDYLRKKLKVSDKKITLINNGVKKPREIAAEEVLAEKQKWGITEDDFVFGTVGRFKNDHHKRFSDLIKAFSDFSKDKNNVKLLMVGGVEEYLKQYRELAKELKVDDKIIFAGYQSDVTLYYKLMDVFTLVSAYEAFGLVLAEAMLNNLPVIATRVGGMKYIVDNNETGLLVEKFDIKGISSAMEQLHSDKILCEKMGRKGFEKAVTEYTEEVYVEKVSQLYEKLYSVK; this is encoded by the coding sequence ATGATTAAAATTCTTCACATACAAGAAACAATTGGTTCCGGAGGCGTAGAAAGACGGCGATTATCTCTAGCTAAATTGCTGGATAAGAGTAAATTTCAGCAAAAGATTATTTGCCAGCACGAGGTGGGAAATATAGGACAAGAAATCCGGAATGAAGGAGTAGAAATTATTTGTCTTAACAATTCGATAAAAAATATTTTTGATATAAAGCAGCATCTATCTGTTCAAAAAATCATTGAAGATTATAAACCGGATATTATACACGGTGCAGTTTTCGAAGGTGTTACGATGGCTGCTATAAATGGTGCTCTAAAAAGAGTTCCTATTACTATTATTGAGGAAACATCTGATCCACAAAATAGATCCTGGAAAGCAAACTTATTGATGAAATTATTTTCATTTATATCAGATAAAGTCGTCGGAGTTTCTGAGGGGGTAACAGAAGATTACCTGAGAAAAAAATTAAAGGTATCAGATAAGAAAATAACGCTGATAAACAATGGCGTTAAAAAGCCAAGAGAAATTGCTGCAGAAGAAGTATTGGCTGAAAAGCAGAAATGGGGAATCACAGAAGATGATTTTGTATTTGGCACTGTAGGTAGATTTAAGAATGACCACCATAAGCGTTTTTCAGATTTGATAAAGGCTTTTTCAGATTTTTCTAAAGATAAAAATAACGTAAAGTTGCTGATGGTAGGTGGTGTCGAAGAATATCTGAAACAATATCGCGAATTAGCAAAGGAATTAAAGGTAGATGATAAAATAATTTTTGCAGGATATCAATCTGATGTTACTTTGTATTATAAATTAATGGATGTTTTTACTTTGGTTTCTGCTTATGAAGCTTTTGGTTTAGTTTTAGCCGAAGCAATGCTAAATAATTTGCCAGTAATTGCTACAAGAGTCGGAGGAATGAAATACATTGTTGATAATAATGAAACAGGCCTTCTGGTGGAAAAATTTGATATAAAAGGAATTTCTTCAGCAATGGAGCAATTGCACAGTGATAAAATATTATGCGAAAAGATGGGAAGGAAAGGTTTTGAAAAGGCTGTTACTGAATATACCGAAGAGGTATATGTGGAAAAAGTCTCCCAATTGTATGAAAAACTATATTCAGTAAAGTAA
- a CDS encoding acyltransferase gives MLNILKQYYIKNINLLRPSSLWINLSTKGRRTNSRILLFGKFFYSISKTATINISKGSLALNRYITKKDPFIGNLEMYKNATLNVQNTFFIHSGCDIMVFENAKLSLGSGYINRYCKIRCYDNISIGQNVAISENFTIWDSDAHEILGNGTPKAPIVIGNKVWIGTNVTVLKGVTIGDGAVIAAGSLVNKDIPANCLAGGVPAKVIKTNIQWM, from the coding sequence ATGCTGAATATCTTAAAACAATACTATATCAAAAATATAAATCTGTTAAGGCCTAGTTCTTTATGGATTAATTTGAGTACCAAAGGACGAAGAACAAATTCCAGAATTTTACTTTTTGGAAAGTTTTTTTATAGTATTAGTAAGACAGCCACAATAAACATTTCGAAAGGCTCCCTCGCTTTAAACAGATATATTACAAAGAAAGACCCTTTCATTGGAAACCTTGAAATGTATAAAAATGCGACACTAAATGTTCAAAACACATTTTTTATTCACAGTGGCTGTGATATAATGGTTTTTGAAAATGCAAAACTAAGTCTGGGTAGTGGATATATTAATAGATACTGTAAGATTAGATGTTACGACAATATCTCAATTGGTCAGAATGTTGCTATATCTGAGAATTTTACCATTTGGGATAGCGATGCACATGAAATTTTAGGCAATGGCACTCCGAAAGCCCCTATCGTGATTGGGAATAAAGTATGGATAGGCACCAATGTAACGGTACTGAAAGGGGTAACAATTGGAGATGGTGCTGTGATAGCAGCAGGTTCTCTGGTTAATAAGGATATTCCTGCAAACTGTTTAGCTGGCGGTGTTCCAGCTAAAGTTATTAAAACTAATATTCAATGGATGTGA
- a CDS encoding glycosyltransferase family A protein: MFSVVIPYYKKRQYIKRCIDSVLAQTYQNFEIIIVDDGSKDDLKYFLQESYSEKITLIQQSNQGVSASRNCGVMNSKYDYVAFLDADDFWQKDFLLYVNKLISIKNPDLINTGFTSNKSKLQRKNKKLIYRKISEKEYLLKSSYSAIIHSSSVIVKKELFKKTKGFDTSLRRGEDIDMWLRLVAQSNNFFKIKNILSYYDIEIVGQVTKEKSDFEFSFASKLENFAQSEDKYRLFAKRFMYSRLFEYNFSNPDKTSFFIDLLGLNIPFYSFYRIKSSYFSKMQNSKLRILVNKYLKFTVKFLK, from the coding sequence ATGTTTTCTGTAGTTATCCCATATTATAAAAAAAGACAATACATTAAGAGATGTATTGACTCTGTTTTGGCTCAAACCTATCAAAATTTTGAAATTATTATTGTTGATGATGGTTCAAAAGATGACTTGAAATATTTTCTACAAGAAAGTTATAGTGAGAAAATAACCTTGATACAACAATCTAATCAAGGTGTGTCTGCATCAAGAAATTGTGGCGTTATGAATTCTAAATACGATTATGTAGCATTCTTAGACGCAGATGATTTTTGGCAGAAAGATTTTCTGTTATATGTGAATAAATTAATAAGTATTAAAAACCCGGATTTAATTAATACTGGGTTTACTAGTAATAAGTCAAAATTACAGAGAAAAAATAAAAAGCTTATTTATAGAAAAATTTCAGAAAAAGAATATTTACTAAAATCTTCTTATTCTGCAATTATTCATTCATCTTCTGTTATAGTCAAAAAGGAGTTGTTTAAAAAAACTAAAGGATTTGATACATCTCTCAGAAGAGGCGAAGATATTGACATGTGGTTAAGGCTGGTTGCACAGTCTAATAATTTTTTCAAAATTAAAAATATTTTATCATACTATGATATAGAAATTGTTGGGCAGGTGACCAAAGAAAAATCTGATTTTGAATTTAGCTTTGCAAGTAAACTGGAGAATTTTGCACAATCAGAAGATAAGTACAGGCTATTTGCTAAGAGATTTATGTATAGTAGATTATTCGAATATAATTTTTCTAATCCGGATAAAACCTCTTTTTTTATTGATCTGTTAGGCTTGAATATACCTTTTTATTCATTTTATAGGATTAAGTCATCTTACTTTAGCAAAATGCAAAATTCGAAACTCAGGATTTTAGTTAATAAATATTTGAAATTTACAGTGAAATTTTTGAAATGA
- a CDS encoding TDP-N-acetylfucosamine:lipid II N-acetylfucosaminyltransferase gives MKRILHIVTDDKFGKFVYQEFSQTENVTNEYLFISESEQPVFINFPYQHYWNGADIYLERLMEAINRYQIVVIHFLNKNARRIISKLNPEIKVVWIGWGGDYYWLIDTLPKFSLYGRQTAKYLNAKNSYFTRKLKKISRILKVKALQRIDYFSPVLESEYDMIKINYPNFRPNYIAWNYGNLQDNYIAGYEDFKITDKNLLIGNSATPTNNHLDIFERLENGNTINFFDKIFIPLSYGNKDYKKFIIEQSETRLGNKVNVIPDFLPYEQYMEILQQCDNVIMGHIRQQAMGNIIALLYLGAKIYFQKESVVYKDLISKGYNVFTIADLKDENLVKNPLNSNIIAVHRELLNAEWGKKSNSLNTQNICSL, from the coding sequence CTGACGATAAATTTGGAAAATTTGTATATCAAGAATTTTCGCAGACGGAAAATGTAACTAATGAATATTTGTTTATATCTGAAAGCGAGCAACCGGTTTTTATCAACTTTCCTTACCAGCACTATTGGAACGGAGCTGATATTTATCTCGAAAGATTAATGGAAGCCATTAATAGATATCAAATTGTAGTAATCCATTTCTTAAATAAAAATGCGCGAAGGATAATATCGAAATTAAATCCAGAAATTAAAGTTGTATGGATAGGGTGGGGAGGCGATTATTATTGGTTAATCGATACGCTTCCTAAATTTAGTCTTTATGGCAGACAAACGGCGAAGTATCTTAATGCTAAAAATTCTTATTTTACCAGGAAATTAAAGAAAATATCACGAATTCTTAAAGTGAAGGCTTTGCAACGTATTGATTATTTCTCACCAGTCCTGGAAAGTGAATATGATATGATTAAAATAAATTATCCTAATTTTCGGCCCAATTATATTGCTTGGAATTATGGAAACTTGCAGGATAATTACATAGCTGGATATGAGGATTTCAAGATTACAGATAAAAATTTGTTAATCGGTAATAGTGCGACGCCAACCAACAACCATTTAGATATATTTGAAAGATTGGAAAATGGAAACACAATTAATTTTTTTGATAAGATATTTATACCATTAAGTTATGGCAATAAAGACTATAAAAAATTCATAATTGAGCAATCTGAAACACGTCTGGGAAATAAAGTTAATGTAATTCCAGATTTTTTGCCTTATGAGCAGTACATGGAAATATTGCAACAATGCGATAATGTTATTATGGGGCACATCAGACAGCAAGCAATGGGAAATATTATTGCGCTTTTATATTTAGGTGCCAAGATCTATTTCCAAAAAGAGAGTGTTGTATATAAAGATTTAATTAGTAAAGGGTATAATGTGTTTACCATAGCTGATCTCAAAGATGAGAATCTTGTTAAAAATCCACTTAATTCAAACATTATTGCTGTTCATCGTGAATTGCTAAATGCAGAATGGGGTAAAAAAAGTAACAGTTTGAATACCCAAAATATTTGTAGCTTATGA